CCCCAGCAGGTAGCCCTGCAACGAGTCACAGCCCAGGCGGGTGAGGAAGTCCTGCTGGCGGTCGGTCTCGACCCCTTCGGCGACAATGCGCAGGCCCAGCGCCTGGCCCAGGGCGACGATCGCCGAGACGATCGCCGCGTCGTCGCTGTCCTGCTCCAGGTCGCGGACGAAGCCACGGTCGATCTTCAGCTCGTTGGCCGGCAGGCGCTTGAGGTACATCAGGCTGGAATAGCCGGTGCCGAAGTCATCGATGGACAGGTCCACGCCCATGTCGGACAGGCGCTGCAGCACAGTCAGGCTGGCGTCGGCGTCGCGCATGGCGGTGGTCTCGGTGATCTCCAGGGTCAGGCGGTTGGCCGGCAGGCCATTGTCGTTCAACGCCCGTGCCACGCTGTCCACCAGCCCCGCGTGGCAGAACTGGATCGCCGACAGGTTGACCGCGATGCGCCAGTCGTCGTGGCCCTGGTCCATCCACTGGCGCATCTGCCGGCAGGCCTCGCCCAGCACCCATTCGCCGATGGGGATGATCAAGCCGGTCTTTTCGGCCAGGCCGATGAAGCGGTCCGGCAGCATCAGGCCGTGCTGCGGGTGCTCCCAGCGCAGCAGCGCCTCGGCGCCGATGGGCTGGCGCGCGGCGGCGTCGAACTTGGGTTGGTAGTGCAGGCGGAACTGGCCCTGCTCCAGCGCCGTGCGCAGGTCCTGCAGCAGTTGCAGCTGCTGGCGCGCGTTGGTGTTCATCGAGGCGTCGAAGAAGCTGTAGCCGTTCTTGCCGGCGCTCTTGGCGTGGTACATGGCGGCGTCGGCGTTGCGCAGCAGTTCGTGCTGGTCGGCGCCGTTGCCCGGGTAGAGCACGATGCCCAGGCTCGCCGTCAGTTGCAAGTCGTGCTCGGCCACGCGGAAGGGCCGCGACACCAGGTTGACCTGCTTGACCGCCACGCCCATGGCGTCGTCCGGCTCACCCAACTCCACCAGCAGCACGAACTCGTCGCCGCCGATCCGCGCCAGGGTGTCCTGGCTGTGCAGGTGCCCGCGCAGGCGCGCCGCCACCGCCTTGAGCAGCAGGTCGCCGACATGGTGGCCGAAGGCGTCGTTGACCGGCTTGAAGCCGTCCAGGTCGATGAACATCAGGGCGAAACAGCCGCCCTGCTCCGCCACCCGGCCGATGGCCTGGTCGATACGGTCGGCCAGCAAGGTGCGGTTGGGCAGGCCGGTGAGGGTGTCGTGCAGGGCCAGTTGCGTCAGTTCCTGGTTGGCCAGGGTCAGCGAACGCGCCAGCTCCGCCGTGCGCGCTTCCAGGCGGGCATCCAGCACCGAGGTCAGCAGCGCCACCGAGAGCACCGCCAGGGTGGTGATCAGCACCAGGTAGTCCAGGCCATCGCCGGCCAGGCCGTCGACCAGGGCGCCGCAGTAACTCCCCGTGGGGAAATTCGCCGCGGCCATGCCGGTGTAGTGCATGCCGACGATGGCGATGCCCATCACCACCGCTGCCAGCCCACGGAATTGCCGCACATACGGGGTGTGCTGGCGCAGGCGGAAGGCGATCCACAGTGCGGCCGCCGAGGCCCCGACCGCGATGGCCAGCGAGGCGCCGAACAGCGTCGGGTCGTAGTCGATGCCCGGCTGCATGCGTAGCGCCGCCATGCCGGTGTAGTGCATGCAGGCGATGCCGCTGCCCATGATCAGCGCGCCGAAGCCCAGTTGCTGCCAGGGCAACTTGGGTTGGCTCACCAGCCACAAGGCGAAGCCCGAGGATGCCACCGCGATCAGCAGCGACAACGCCGTCAGCGTGGTGTCGTAGCCCAGGTTGATCGGCAAGCTGAACGCCAGCATGCCGATGAAGTGCATCGACCAGATGCCAATGCCCATGGCAAAGGCGCCGCCCAGCATCCACAAATGCACCGCCCGCCCCTTGGCCGTGGCAATGCGCCCGGTGAGGTCCAGCGCCGTGTAAGAGGCAAGAATGGCCACGCACAGCGAGATCAACACCAGCGAGGAGGAGTAGCTACCGATCAGCATTTGCACATCCAGGAACAGGCCGGGGAAAGGCCCTGAAAAAGCCGATGATTGTACTCAAGCTTTGGCGAAACGCACGGGGTTTTCACGCAGTAAAAAAGGATCCAATCACAGGATTTTCCTCAAGAATTTTCAGCGAACGCATGGACCAGGTGATCGATCACCACCCGCACCCGGGCGGTGTGACGCAGGTCCTGGTGGGTGACCATCCACACCTCGGAGGGCTTTGCCCGTGCAAGCGCCGGCCAGATCCGCTGCAGGCCGTCGCGCAGGCCAAGCGCCACGGGGATTTCGCCGATGCCCAGGCCCTGGCCGATCGCCCGGCGCAGCATCAGGCTGGCGTTGGCGGCCAGCACCACCCTGCCCTCACCGATGGGCACGTCCACCAGGGTCGGCCGGGCCTGGTCGCGCCAGTACGGCTCATACACCACCAGTTCGTGGCCCTCGAAGTTGCCGACGGCCGGCACGCCTCGGCGAAGGCGGTCAATTGGTAGCCGGCTGGCGTGCGCAGGAACAGGGTCGAGCCCAGGTCCGCCCCCAGCGCGAGCCCATGGTGGCCTGGTCGACCCCCAACAGCCGCGCGGCGCAGGGTCTGTTCGCGGCTAAGGACCAGGAGCGTGCGGGCGTCGTCCCAGTTCAAATGATTCATTCCTGCCTGTGGGAGCGGGTTTTACCCGCGAGTACGTCGGTGAATTCACAATTGTATTAGCTGGCAAAGCCGGCTCCCACAGGGACTGCGGCCGGCTGCCCGAACGTGAAGAAATTTCGCGGCACCGTGTCGCAAAATCGCCGCGCGACCCCATTGTGGTTGTTCCCTGCCCATGTGTCTGTCGGCAAGCACGCGGCGCCAGGATGTGCTACCTGATATTTTTGCTAGTTGTCGCAGGTGGCAATGTTGCGCATGCTCACTCCAACCACCTTATGAAGGAAGACGTAAAGTTGAAGCGACAGGGTCAGTAAATTTTAGCTTTCCATGACTTGAGTTGTGATATCCCGAGGGTGACCTATGTGCTGCCTCAGGGCTTCGAGCAAGTCAGGATGAATCGATAAGTATTGAAAGCAGATTTGGCAATCTACGCAACCACATGAGAATGTAGCCAACGACACTTACATCCTATCGCAATATAATTAACAGCGCGCATCCCGCTCTGTCACCTGCACATCTTGCAACGGAGGTTAGGAGACAACAATAAATCAAGGAAAGTTCCAAGCTATACGCAAGGCATTGACCAGAGAAATACATAACATCAACAAGCGCGAGACTGAAATATATGGCTTCCCAAGTGTCGACTGCAGTGCTTGATCGTGTCGTTGTGAGACGATGAAAAACCAGAAGTTCAAAGTACAGGATCAATAGATGCGCCTTGCCTATGGCTGGCGGTTAATTTTCATTAATTGTGGAGCTTGATATGAGCAACGAATCTTCTGCAACTAACATCCCACAAGATGCAGAGACAACTGAACCTATCCGCTGGGGCTTTATTAAAGACCACACATTCATTCAACCGGAAACTATTATCCCGTGCACCTTAGCGATAAAGAGCATAGGCAGAACTGACATGTTGCTTGCCGCATACGGAAAACGCTATCTACGCTATGAAAACGCAGGAAGATTTTATAACTACAATATCACAATGGCGAGCATTGACATCGAAATCCCAGAACACCTGCTGGAAACCGCAAGACTGGCAGTCAGTCTGCTTAGCGACGGCAGAAGATATTCATCCCTTTTTCAAATGACCTTCAAGAGCGGCAAACTTTACACTGCCAAATATATCATGACTGGAACAATTCCAAACATCAGCCCTCCAGAATTGCAATGCCCCTTTACTACCAGAACAACTTCAGACATGCCACCCGACTGCCAACGGTGCACCAGCATGTATTGGTTGCTGCGGGAGAGGTGCGGCTGTAATGCCTGAAAAACCGGGGCACTGCCCCGGTTTTTCAGTTGTCGGCGACTGCAAATCGAGCTTTTCTGGGCTAAGCGCTCGCCCATCGTTCATAGATTCGATAGCGCCATTCGCGTGGTCAGTTATACCATCTTCTTGGCCAACCCGTGGAAGTGGGTCTTCAGGTAGCCGGACTGGCGTTTGACCACGCAGATAAGCCTGGCCAGCCCACCGATGTAGAAACAGTTGCCCAGTTTCATTGAACGTCTGAGTAATCAACCTGATCAAGGTCGGCAAGTGCATCGGCATCGCACAGCACCTCAAGGCCGCCCACTTCGAACCTGACGAGGTGATCGCGTGCCGCTGCAACACCGGACACGCGCCCTCATCAGCGCGCAATAGAGCGATTTTGGCGATCGTGTCCCGAGAAGTGGTGTAACTGAACCAGCCGAAAGCGCCCTGCGGACGAAAGAGGATGGTCATCGTGGTTCTTGGCTAACGTTGAGTTTGCGGACTTAACCTTCACCAGAGAAACCACGATGACCAAGCCCACTATCGCATTGACTGAGTTGGTTGAGAAAGGGGCAGACGCTGATCTGCTCAAGCAAATGATCCAGTTCGTTGCCCAGCGCATGATGGAGTTTGATGTCGAAAGCCTGTGCGGCGCCGGCTTCGATGTCAAAAGCCCCGACCGGACGACCAGCCGCAACGGCTACCGGGATCGCCTCTGGCAAACCCGCGCTGGCGATGTTGACCTGAAGATTCCCAAACTGCGCCAAGGCAGCTACTTTCCAGGCTTCCTTGAGCCTCGACGCACTGCCGAGAAAGCGATGGCAGCGGTGATCCAGGAAGCCTATATCCAGGGCGTTTCAACGCGCTCAGTGGACGAGCTGGTCAAAGCCATGGGCATGACTGGCATCTCCAAGAGCCAAGTGTCACGGCTGGCTGGCGAGATTGATGAACGTGTCCACGCCTTCCTTGATCGCCCGCTTGAAGGCGACTGGCCCTATCTCTGGATTGATGCCACCTACGTCAAAGTGCGGGAGGCTGGGCGCATCGTCTCAGTCGCCGTCATAATCGCCGTGGCCGTGAACACCGATGGTGGCCGTGAAGTCCTGGGCATGCGGGTTGGCCCGTCAGAAGCTGAGCCCTTCTGGACGGACTTCCTGCGAAGCCTGATGCGGCGTGGCCTGCGTGGCGTGAAGCTGGTCATCTCCGACGCCCACGAAGGCCTCAAGGCGGCTGTTTCCAAAGTCTTCAATGCAACCTGGCAGCACTGCCGCGTGCATTTCATGCGTAACGCCATGGCCCATGTCGGCAAGGGCCAGCGCACCATGGTGGCGGCGCTTCTGCGCACGGTTTTCGCCCAGGACAGCCGTGCCGAATGTCACCAGCAGTGGCGCCTGGTCGCCGACCAACTGCGCGAAAAGTACCCCAAGATCGCGACGCTTATGGACGGCTGCGAGGATGAAATGCTGGCACACATGGCGTTTCCCAAAGCGCACCGACAGCAGTTGCACAGCACCAATCCACTGGAACGGCTCAACGCTGAAATCAAACGTCGCACCGACGTCGTGGGCATCTTTCCCAACGACCCTGCAATCACACGGCTGGTAGGCGCGATGCTGCTGGAGCAGAACGACGAGTGGTGCCTGCAACGGCGATATATGCAGTTGGAGGCCTTCGAGGCGGTCAGCGATAATCCACAGGCCAAGCTGTCGGCCGTGATCAATTAAACGGCAAACTCAGTGGTCAAGGCCATGATGAGTTACACCACTTCCTGGGACACGATCATTTCGGCCAGGACTGCAAGCTGAACAACACCGAAGTGCATTCAGCTCCTGGCAGTGCGCAGACATCACAATTCATGGTCAAGCCAAGTCAAGTCAAACCTTCAATTCATCAGGTCTGTCAGCCAGATTTGGCACGGTTTCCGAGAACGGTTCTATTTCCAGCTCTACGTTGAACTCAACTGGCGTGAAATCAACGTACATAGTCCAGCTCGATCCCGGGTGTATGGTCAACCGGCTTGGATACCCATAGCCAGGGTTCACCCTCACCTGCGGCTTTATTTCCAGCATGCTGGCTTGGAAGGTGTTCTTAGTCAAAGGGCTCTCGGGCTTCAGAAATACTTGAAACAGAGTAGGCGTACTTGTGATACGCACCAAGGAGTCGCCAATCGGTTTATAGTTGAAATGTATCGTAAATTCATCCTGCAGTTGATCCGAGATCAACACTACCTCCGGTGTTTCCAAGGGTATCTTGAAGCCCTCCACCTTGGCACCCAAGATAAAGGTACCGCTGGTGCTATTACCTTTGGTCCGCGTCCATTCAATGCCACCTGCGGTCATTGGCTCTTCATCTTCATAGGGCGGTACTACGGGCACCTGGCCCTTACTCAGGCTACCCGCTGTGAAGGTGAGCTGCCCCTTCAACGCTGTCTTTCCCAACGGGCTGTGAATATCGTCCCTGGGCTTGAGTGCGATCTTGCTGGCGTTCTGCCGATACATGACTATCGAGGTGCCGCCCACGTCTTTGCCATCGATGACTATACGCGCTTCATCACTTAGCACATTCGACATCAAGAAGGCCGATTCCAGCTTCAGCGGGGCCGAGAAGCCCGTCACCTCCACGCTCAAGCCGAACTGGCCACGGGCCTTGGCGGGGTTGATCCTCCAGGTGACATCGGTTTCTGGAGCCAAGTCGTGTCCTGTATTGTAGGGCGGCTCGGCCGGCAAGGATGCTTGCTTCAGGTTCGCTTCAAGTTCAACGAACTTCAACGTGGCAGAAAGCCCCGACAGCCCCAGCGGGCTGCCGGCCTTGGGCTTGAGGCTTACCCGCTTTGGCTCGCCGATCCAGAAGTAAGGCGACAGAGGTTTTCCGTCGTCGGCGTTGACCAGATCCGCTTCGTCTGCCAGGTTTTGAGAAAGCAGGATCACGTTCGCCAATTTCAACGTGCTGTCGAAGGGCGACACACGGATATCCAGAGTGAAGGTGCCGCTGGTGCTATTACCTTCGGTCCGCGTCCATTCAATGCCACCAGCGGTCATTGGCTCTTCATCTTCATAGGGCGGTACTACGGGCACCTGGCCCTTACTCAGGCTACCCGCTGTGAAGGTGAGCTGCCCCTTCAACGCTGTCTTTCCCAACGGGCTGTGAATATCGTCCCTGGGCTTGAGTGCGATCTTGCTGTAGTTCTGCCGATACATGACTATCGAGGTGCCGCCCACCTCTTTGCCATCGATGAATACACGCGCTTCATCACTTAGCACCTTCGACATCAAGAAGGCCAACTCCAGCTTCAGCGGGGCCGAGAAGCCCGTCACCTCCACGCTCAAGCCGAACTGGCCACGGGCGTTGGCGGGGTCGATCCTCCAGGTGGCATCGGCTTCTGGAACCAAGTCCTGTCCTGTATTGTAGACCGGCTCGGCCGGCAAGGATGCTTGCTTCAGGTTCGCTTCAAGTTCAACGAACTTCAACGTGGCAGAGAGCCCCGACAGCCCCAGCGGGCTGCCGGCCTTGGGCTTGAGGCTTACCCGCTTTGACTCGCCGATCCAGAAGTAAGGCGACAGAGGTTTTCCGTCGTCGTCGTCGCCGTCGGCGTTGACCAGATCCGCTTCGTCCGCCAGGTTTTGAGAAAGCAGGACCACGTTCGCCAACTTCAACGTGGTGTCGAAGTTCGACACATGGATATCCAGGGTGCAGGTGCCGCTGAACGCCAGTCCTTTCAGCTCCCAGCTCCGACCGAGCGGCTCCATCGGCTTTTCTTCATTGAACTTGGGCTTGGCTTCCACGCTGCCCGGCTCCAGCGTACCCTTGGTAAAGGTCATCCAGCAGTTGTATACCGTCTCTGCCAGCGGGCTGCCCGCCTTTGGCTTGATGGTGATCGTGGAAGGGATGCCGCGTCGCAAAACAAGTGGAGAAGGTACCTCCTTATCACCAATCCGCACGTCAGCCTCATCACTGAGCAATTCAGAGATCAGCAGCGCGTCCTTCAGCTCGATAGGCGCAAGGAAACTCTCTACATGAAGAGCCAAGGTATACATACCGCTCTTGTTCTGCGCCCCCGTCAGCCTCCAGCTCAACCCATCCTTTCCGTTGGCGGGTTCCTTGGCATCATAGGACGGATCCGATTCAACATCCCCCGGATCCAGCGCCCCCGATTTGGTAAAGGAGATCCAGGCCTTGAGCTTGGTGTCTTTCAGAGGGCTATTGATATCCGCTCTTGGGATCAGCTTGATTTCCAGCGGTTTCCCCCGGCGCGAGATCAAACGACTGCCAATCGCGCTTCCGTCGACCTGCACCCGTACTTCATTCTCTAAATGGCTTGACATCAACAACCCCGCCGGAAGCTCCAGAGGGGTCGTGAAACCAGGCATCTCGATTTTCAGGCCGAACTGGCCATGCTCGTTATTGGGTGTGATTGTCCAGGGGACCCCTGCATCCGTCACCGCAGCACTGGCTTCCCCATACGCCGGGACAGCGCGCAGTTTGTCGGCCGGCAGCCAATCGTTGAGTTGAACGAACCGCAGTGTTGCAGACAGCTCCAGCCCTCCCAGGGGGCTACCCTGCTTGGGTACGATACGTACGGTTTTCTCCACCCCGGCCTGGAAAACCGGCCGCTCCTCTTCCCCGGTTCTCACAACGACCAGATCAGCCTCATCCCCCAGCGTCTGCGACATCTGCACCCCGGACAGCAGGTACGGCACACCCAGGCCATCCGCATTCGCCGTCAAGGTGAACTTCCCACTCTGGCCACCGCCCGTGATCTCCCAGCTCAACCCTTCCTCAGGCATCGTCTGCGCGGTCTCGGGTTTGAACTCAATGCCCAATTGATCTCTCACCACTGGCCAGCCCAGCGTGATGGGTTTGAACTCAATGCCCAATTGATCTTCCACCACTGGCCAGCCCAGCGTGATGGGTTTGCCAATGAAGAAATTGTCTTTCTTTTCCTTTTCCGTGGGGATCAGGAACAACTTGTATTTGCCACCACGGACCAGGCGAATGTCCAGTGGTGTGACAGGAACGGACGTCCCATCCATCTCATGAAGTTCCAACCTCAGTTGATCCGACCAGGGAGTCTTGACGAAAGCCGGCAGTTTTAAAGATTTAATGCTGTCCTGCTGCAGACCATCGACACATTTGGCCTCGAACGTGACCTCATCGGTGATGATTTCCTCCTCCCTGGGCAGGTATGTCAACTTCGAATAGCCTTGCTCATCCGTGGTGGTGCTCTGGTAGAACTTGCCATTGAGCCACCATTCCACCGTAGCCCCCCTGATGGCGCGGGTCTTGTCAAAGACGTTCTCCACACTGGCGGTAAGGGTGGTGCTCCTGCCTTCCTCCACAATCGGGATAACGTTGTCCCAGTCCACCCGGGTGATTTCATAGTGGAAATCGCCCATCTGCGCCAAGAACTCGTGCTTCCTGGCCTGCCAGTAGCTGCCCAGCCCCAGCTTCATTTCACCTGATACCACGTCGACCCCGGCCATTGCCGTCAGCGTCCATTTGGGGCCTTCCTCGGACAAGACCTGGTATTGGCCCTCATCGTCCGTGCCGTCTTCGGTTTTCAGCTCAGGCTTCATCTCCGAGAAAAATGTGCCCTTCTCTGCCGAGTTGCCCGCCATCCACAACACACACAGTTTCTGCCCGGCCCAGGTAGTGCCCTCCGGCGCGCTGATTTCCAGGCGATGCGTGGCACCATGGCACAGCTTGAACGGCAGCATGTCCTGGACGATTTCCTTTTTCGGCGATTCCACGACTAGTCGCCCGGGCGACGTGACAATCTTGGAAGTTGAAGAAGTGCTGGAGTCTTCTGCGGATTCACATATGGACATGACGGTCTCCGGTGTACGTAGGCACGGTTGTCCGAAGACTGTATCGAGCGGGGCAGCCGCTAGAAACTGGCAAAAATATCAGGTGATTCGCGCAGCACACAGCCACTGAAGCGCTCAGCCCTTCACGTCTTTATCTTGGCCAGATGAAGCGCGGGCGCATCGCGCAATACCCACTGTCCTTCACATCCAGCACGACGACACAATCACGATGCCACTGCAGCAGCGAACGCGCCCCTTCATCCCTTCCCATTCGGGTCAACTCGGTCCAGAATCTCCGACCGAACAGCAGTGGGGTTCGCCGGGCAAGATCAGGCCTATGCAGCGAATGCCCGGACCAGGTGGTCGATCACCACGCGCACCCGGGCGGTATGGCGCAGGTCCTGGTGGGTGACCATCCACACCTCGTAGGGCTTCGCCCGTGTGCACTCGGGCCAGATCCGCTGCAGGCCATCTAGCAGGCCAAGTTCCACGGGAATCTCGCCGATGCCCAGGCCCTGGCCGATCGCCCGGCGCAGCATCAGGCTGGCGTTGGCGGCCAGCACCACCCTGCCCTCACCGATGGGCACGTCCACCAGGGTCGGCCGGGCCTGGTCGCGCCAGTACGGCTCGTACACCACCAGTTCGTGGCCCTCGAAGTTGCCGACGGCCGGCATGCCCCGGCGCTGTACATAGTCCGCCGACGCGAACAGCCCCATGGTCCAGCTGGCCAGCTTGCGCAGCACCAGGTCGGGGTTGTCCGGGCGCAGGTTGCGGATGGCGATGTCAGTCTCGCGCTGGGACAGGTTGACGATTTCCGAGCTTCCGCTGAGCACCACGCGGATGCCGGGGTGCTCGCGGTGCAGCTGGGCCAGGGCCGGGATGACGAAGTCCTGGGCCAGGGAGTCGGTGGTGGCGATGCGCACTTCGCCGGCCAGTTCGTTGTCGGCGCCGCCGATGCGTCGAGTCAGCTCGAGGGCGGCCTGTTCCATCTTCAGCGCCATTTCCACGGCAACCTCGCCGAGGGCGGTCAGTTGGTAGCCGGCCGGCGTGCGCAGGAACAGGGTCGAGCCCAGGTCCGCCTCCAACGCCGCCACCCGCCGGCCGACGGTAGCCTGGTCGACCCGCAGTACCCGCGCGGCGCGGCGCAGGGTCTGTTCGCGGCTCAGGGCCAGAAGCATGCGGGCGTCGTCCCAGTTCAATGGATTCACTCCTCGTTGGTTTGGCAAGGTACCTGTGGGCTGGCCGTACTGGCCTATTCGCCAGCAAGGCTGGCTCCTACAGGTACAGCGTTGAGCTTGAAGCGGGTGTGGTCCCTGTAGGAGCGGGTTTACCCGCGAATGCGTCGGTGAGCCCACTATCGCATTCGCGGGTAAACCCGCTCCTACAGGATCATGTACCCAGCCTGGCTGAAGTAATTTCGCGGCACCGCGCCGCAAAATCGCCGCGCGACCGCCTCGTGGTTGTTCCCTACCCTGTCATCCAGCGGGCCACCCAGGCCCTTGATCAGAATGACAGAGGTTCCCATGCGTCACATCATCCCGTCCCACATGACCGCCATTGACATCACCCAGCCCGGTGGCCCGGAGGTCCTGCTACCCACCACACGCGACACGCCCCGCCCCGGCCCACGGGAAGTACTGGTCCAGGTTCACGCCGCCGGCGTCAACGGCCCTGACCTGCTACAGCGCAAGGGCCTGTACGCGCCACCGCCTGGCGCCTCGGATATTCCGGGCCTGGAGATCGCCGGCAGGGTCGTTGCCCTCGGTGAACAGGTCAGTCGCTTTGTTGTCGGCGACGCGGTCATCGCCCTCGTGCCGGGCGGCGGCTACGCAGAGTACGCGGTAGCCGACGAGCGCACCACCGCGCCCCTGCCGGCCAACCTCAGCATGGTCGAGGGCGCGGCCCTGCCGGAAACCTTCATGACCGTGTGGGTCAACCTGTTCCAGCGCGGTGGCTTCAAGGCCGGTGAGTCGGTGCTGATCCACGGTGGCGCCTCGGGCATCGGCACCACCGCCACGCAACTGGCCAAGGCCTTCGGCGCGTCGAAGATCTTCACCACGGTGAAGGATGCCGAGCAGCAGGCCGCCAGCCTGGCATTGGGCGCCGACGTGGCCGTCGACTACACCCGCGAAGACTTTGTCGAGCACGTGATGCAGCACACAAACGGCCAGGGCGTGGATGTGATCGTCGACATCATTGCCGGCGACTACGTCGCCCGCAACTTCAAGGCGGCGGCCATGGACGGGCGCATCGTGCAGATCGGCGTGGTCAAGGGCCCGGCCAGCGAGGTCGACCTGTTCCCCCTGCTGGTCAAGCGCCTCACTCATATCGGTTCGACCTTGCGTGCGCGCAGTATCGATGACAAGGCGGCGATCCTCGACGACTTGCAGGCCCGTGTATGGCCCCATGTCTGTGGCGGCTCGGTGAAACCGTTGATCCATGCGACCTTTCCGCTCACGGCTGCCCGCCAGGCCCATGAACTGATGGAGTCCGGCCGACATATCGGCAAGGTGGTGCTGAGCTTGGCGTACCAGGGCTGAGACACTCAGCCCAGCACGCCACTGCCCAGGGCGATCCTGATCGCCTGGGCGGTGGTGGCCACGCCGAGGCGGCGTCGGGCAGCGCGCAGGTGGTTCTCGACGGTACGCACCGACAACCCCAGGGTCGCGGCGATATCGGCCTGGCGTTGGCCGGCGGCGGTCCAGGCCAATACCTGGCGCTCGCGCTCGCTCAGCACGCCAACCTCCTGCCCGACCGGCGCCTCGAGCAGGCGCCGGGCCGCGTGGAACGCCGCGTTGGCGAGCAGCGCCAGGCACATGCGGGTAGCGGGCGAGGCATCAATGTGCAGGCCTCCAAGGCTCATGGCGCCTTCCAGGCCGGCCGGGCCGAACACTGGCACCTGCAAGCCATGGACTCCCGTGCCGACCGGTGCTCGCACCACGTGGTAGCGCTCGCCCCCCTCGCCTTCACGCTTGCTCCAGAAGAACGGCTCGCGTGCCGTCAGCAGGTGCCGGTTCACCGGGCAATGGCGTATGTAGGTCTGTGCATCGACCCGTAGTCCATCGCCGAACCAGTCGCCCTCCACCCAGTGGATGCGCTCGACTACTTCGTCCCGCGCGGCATTGGCGCTGAACAGCACGAAGCGGTCATAGCCCAGCGGCCGGGCGACGCTGCGCACGGCCGACTGGATGAGCGCCAGGGTGGTGGCCTGTTCAATCTGCTGGACCGCCTGCACCACCTTGTCGAATGGCATCCCGCTCACCCGGCGTTGACAGCCTTGAGCAACGTCGCCGCAGCCAGCTTGCCCAACGCGTTGCCGGCCAGCGGGCTGTCACCGGTGAGCAGCTTGCGGTCCTGATGGACGGCACCGGAAATACCCTGGTTGATGATCTCGACACCCTGGGCCTGCAACCGCTCGCCGAACTTCCAGGCCAGGTGGCCGGGCATGTAGCCGATGTCGGGGGTCTTGGCATCCAGCTCATCGGGGAAGGCGCAGATCTTGTAACCGTCATAGAGCCTGCCGCTGGCCAGCAGCGCTGCTGGGCCATGGCACAGGGTGATGACGAACTTGTCGTTGTCGGCCGCCCACTGCAACACCTGCCCGACTTCCTTGCTCTCAGGCAGGCCGATCAAGGCGCCATGGCCACCGGGGATGAACACACCCAGGTAGTCGGAGCCGTCGCCCAGGGCGTTTTCAAGCACATCCGCGAGCTTTCGCGGCTGCTTGAACGCCTTGCGGTAGCGGTCGAACAGGCCCAGCACTTCGGTGTCCTCGCTGGGCATGGCCCAGTATTCGAACTTGACCGGGTTGCCCGACAGGGTTGCCACGTCGAAGGCGAAACCGGCCTTGTCCAGGTGGTACATGGGCAGCAGGGTTTCCACCGGGTGGTTGCCGGTGGAAAACAG
This genomic stretch from Pseudomonas entomophila L48 harbors:
- a CDS encoding putative bifunctional diguanylate cyclase/phosphodiesterase, with protein sequence MLIGSYSSSLVLISLCVAILASYTALDLTGRIATAKGRAVHLWMLGGAFAMGIGIWSMHFIGMLAFSLPINLGYDTTLTALSLLIAVASSGFALWLVSQPKLPWQQLGFGALIMGSGIACMHYTGMAALRMQPGIDYDPTLFGASLAIAVGASAAALWIAFRLRQHTPYVRQFRGLAAVVMGIAIVGMHYTGMAAANFPTGSYCGALVDGLAGDGLDYLVLITTLAVLSVALLTSVLDARLEARTAELARSLTLANQELTQLALHDTLTGLPNRTLLADRIDQAIGRVAEQGGCFALMFIDLDGFKPVNDAFGHHVGDLLLKAVAARLRGHLHSQDTLARIGGDEFVLLVELGEPDDAMGVAVKQVNLVSRPFRVAEHDLQLTASLGIVLYPGNGADQHELLRNADAAMYHAKSAGKNGYSFFDASMNTNARQQLQLLQDLRTALEQGQFRLHYQPKFDAAARQPIGAEALLRWEHPQHGLMLPDRFIGLAEKTGLIIPIGEWVLGEACRQMRQWMDQGHDDWRIAVNLSAIQFCHAGLVDSVARALNDNGLPANRLTLEITETTAMRDADASLTVLQRLSDMGVDLSIDDFGTGYSSLMYLKRLPANELKIDRGFVRDLEQDSDDAAIVSAIVALGQALGLRIVAEGVETDRQQDFLTRLGCDSLQGYLLGQPVPPEQFMQRLEQAGKGAGQTVG
- a CDS encoding LysR substrate-binding domain-containing protein, with translation MPAVGNFEGHELVVYEPYWRDQARPTLVDVPIGEGRVVLAANASLMLRRAIGQGLGIGEIPVALGLRDGLQRIWPALARAKPSEVWMVTHQDLRHTARVRVVIDHLVHAFAENS
- a CDS encoding IS256 family transposase → MTKPTIALTELVEKGADADLLKQMIQFVAQRMMEFDVESLCGAGFDVKSPDRTTSRNGYRDRLWQTRAGDVDLKIPKLRQGSYFPGFLEPRRTAEKAMAAVIQEAYIQGVSTRSVDELVKAMGMTGISKSQVSRLAGEIDERVHAFLDRPLEGDWPYLWIDATYVKVREAGRIVSVAVIIAVAVNTDGGREVLGMRVGPSEAEPFWTDFLRSLMRRGLRGVKLVISDAHEGLKAAVSKVFNATWQHCRVHFMRNAMAHVGKGQRTMVAALLRTVFAQDSRAECHQQWRLVADQLREKYPKIATLMDGCEDEMLAHMAFPKAHRQQLHSTNPLERLNAEIKRRTDVVGIFPNDPAITRLVGAMLLEQNDEWCLQRRYMQLEAFEAVSDNPQAKLSAVIN
- a CDS encoding LysR family transcriptional regulator — translated: MNWDDARMLLALSREQTLRRAARVLRVDQATVGRRVAALEADLGSTLFLRTPAGYQLTALGEVAVEMALKMEQAALELTRRIGGADNELAGEVRIATTDSLAQDFVIPALAQLHREHPGIRVVLSGSSEIVNLSQRETDIAIRNLRPDNPDLVLRKLASWTMGLFASADYVQRRGMPAVGNFEGHELVVYEPYWRDQARPTLVDVPIGEGRVVLAANASLMLRRAIGQGLGIGEIPVELGLLDGLQRIWPECTRAKPYEVWMVTHQDLRHTARVRVVIDHLVRAFAA
- a CDS encoding NAD(P)H-quinone oxidoreductase encodes the protein MTAIDITQPGGPEVLLPTTRDTPRPGPREVLVQVHAAGVNGPDLLQRKGLYAPPPGASDIPGLEIAGRVVALGEQVSRFVVGDAVIALVPGGGYAEYAVADERTTAPLPANLSMVEGAALPETFMTVWVNLFQRGGFKAGESVLIHGGASGIGTTATQLAKAFGASKIFTTVKDAEQQAASLALGADVAVDYTREDFVEHVMQHTNGQGVDVIVDIIAGDYVARNFKAAAMDGRIVQIGVVKGPASEVDLFPLLVKRLTHIGSTLRARSIDDKAAILDDLQARVWPHVCGGSVKPLIHATFPLTAARQAHELMESGRHIGKVVLSLAYQG
- a CDS encoding PA1136 family autoinducer-binding transcriptional regulator, translating into MPFDKVVQAVQQIEQATTLALIQSAVRSVARPLGYDRFVLFSANAARDEVVERIHWVEGDWFGDGLRVDAQTYIRHCPVNRHLLTAREPFFWSKREGEGGERYHVVRAPVGTGVHGLQVPVFGPAGLEGAMSLGGLHIDASPATRMCLALLANAAFHAARRLLEAPVGQEVGVLSERERQVLAWTAAGQRQADIAATLGLSVRTVENHLRAARRRLGVATTAQAIRIALGSGVLG